One Cellulomonas soli DNA window includes the following coding sequences:
- a CDS encoding trypsin-like peptidase domain-containing protein has translation MAARRTLRTLALLAVAMVLTTAACTSNPDPGPTAPVTIPPPEQTHRDLPAPADPLPLSDAAAWSGVGQLRLAGQCTATLLDTGVPAGPAYVLTNGHCAGGWGSHPGYVLVDGDAEDAGSVAFGLVAGAAPGPVLDVVAVPYATMSRYDLAVVQLAGTLADAQGQGLRALPLVTSAPRTGDQVVNVGVPVRELAEQDWVLRTGTCTLGEPVDLLESEWCCGRGHQHHDVRRVRAWRPVRDQQPVRGPRRRCRGRAGPQLRGADRGCGVLLRGRRRVRPRGGLPAAAPA, from the coding sequence ATGGCCGCCAGACGGACGCTGCGCACGCTCGCCCTGCTCGCCGTCGCCATGGTGCTGACGACGGCCGCCTGCACCTCGAACCCGGACCCCGGCCCGACGGCGCCCGTGACGATCCCGCCGCCGGAGCAGACCCACCGGGACCTGCCGGCGCCCGCCGACCCGCTGCCGCTGTCCGACGCGGCCGCGTGGTCGGGCGTCGGCCAGCTCCGGCTCGCAGGTCAGTGCACGGCGACGCTCCTGGACACCGGGGTGCCTGCCGGGCCCGCGTACGTGCTGACCAACGGGCACTGCGCGGGCGGGTGGGGCTCCCATCCCGGGTACGTCCTGGTCGATGGCGACGCCGAGGACGCCGGCTCGGTCGCGTTCGGGCTCGTCGCCGGTGCCGCACCGGGGCCCGTGCTCGACGTCGTCGCGGTCCCGTACGCGACGATGTCCCGGTACGACCTCGCTGTCGTGCAGCTGGCCGGCACGCTCGCGGACGCGCAGGGGCAGGGGCTGCGTGCACTGCCCCTGGTGACGTCGGCGCCGCGGACGGGCGACCAGGTGGTCAACGTCGGCGTCCCCGTGCGCGAGCTCGCGGAGCAGGACTGGGTGCTGCGGACGGGCACGTGCACGCTGGGGGAGCCGGTCGACCTGCTCGAGAGCGAGTGGTGCTGTGGTCGCGGTCATCAACACCACGACGTACGGCGGGTTCGTGCGTGGCGGCCTGTGCGCGATCAACAACCCGTGCGAGGTCCGCGACGACGGTGTCGAGGTCGTGCCGGACCGCAGCTACGCGGTGCCGATCGAGGGTGTGGCGTCCTGCTTCGGGGCCGACGGCGTGTTCGTCCTCGCGGGGGGCTGCCCGCTGCCGCGCCCGCCTGA